The Toxotes jaculatrix isolate fToxJac2 chromosome 14, fToxJac2.pri, whole genome shotgun sequence genome window below encodes:
- the ephb3a gene encoding ephrin type-B receptor 3, whose translation MTMDYLLWVCSLVVPVVLAVEETLMDSRWATTELAWTTFPESGWEEVSGYDDSMSPIRTYQVCNVRQPNQNNWLRTDFIPRRGVLRVYVELKFSVRDCASIPNIPGSCKETFNLFYYESEGDTATDTSPLWRENPYVKVDTIAPDESFSLLEAGRINTKVRSFGPLSKAGFYLAFQDLGACMSLISVRVFFKKCSTTIANFAVFPETATGAEATSLVIAPGACVTNAMEVSVPLKLYCNGDGEWMVPVGSCTCVAGFEPSADDTQCQACIPGTFKSKFGEGSCAPCPSNSRTSARGANICPCQSGFYRADSDPPDSACTTIPSAPRNVISSVNETSLSLEWEEPEDTGGRSDLVYNVVCKKCLRDRSPCTRCDDNVDIAPRRLGLRQRKVVVRNLQAHTRYSFEVQAVNGVSGKNPTSPSYSTVNITTNQAAPSAVPTVHLMRSTADTLSLSWLPPEKPNGVILDYEIKYHERGQAMSHTVTAQHSSAKVEGLRAATPYVVQVRARTVAGYGSYSNPMDFSTSLHSDPQKSVQDQLPLIIGSASAGLVVIVALVVIAVVCLKKQRSGSELEYTEKLQQYISPGVKVYIDPFTYEDPNDAVHEFAKEIDISCVKIEEVIGAGEFGEVCRGRLKQPGRREMVVAIKTLKAGYTERQRRDFLAEASIMGQFDHPNVIRLEGVLTRSCPVLIITEFMENGALDSFLRLNDGRFTMTQLVGMLRGIAAGMKYLSDMNYVHRDLAARNILVNSNLVCKVSDFGLSRFLDDTSADPTYTSSLGGKIPIRWTAPEAIAFRKFTSASDVWSYGIVMWEVVSYGERPYWDMSNQDVMTAVEQDYRLPPPMDCPMVLHQLMLECWMKERNLRPKFSRIVSTLDKLLRNAASLKVVTSANSGDLLRLGGTLPGHNRKSPDSSQEIVRQQMSQTLPIRV comes from the exons TGGGAGGAGGTTAGCGGCTACGACGACTCCATGAGCCCAATCAGAACCTACCAGGTGTGTAATGTCCGACAGCCCAACCAGAACAACTGGCTGAGGACGGACTTTATCCCGCGGAGGGGCGTGTTGCGTGTTTATGTGGAGCTCAAGTTCTCCGTGCGTGACTGCGCCAGCATTCCCAACATCCCCGGCTCCTGCAAAGAGACCTTTAATCTGTTTTACTATGAGTCCGAGGGGGACACAGCTACAGACACCAGCCCTCTGTGGAGGGAGAACCCCTATGTGAAGGTGGATACTATCGCCCCAGATGAGAGTTTCTCTCTGCTGGAGGCAGGTAGGATCAACACCAAAGTGCGCAGCTTTGGCCCGCTCTCCAAGGCAGGCTTCTACCTGGCGTTTCAGGACCTGGGCGCCTGCATGTCTCTAATCTCAGTCAGGGTTTTCTTCAAGAAGTGCTCCACCACCATCGCCAATTTTGCTGTCTTCCCTGAGACTGCTACTGGGGCGGAAGCCACTTCCTTAGTGATCGCTCCAGGGGCCTGCGTGACCAATGCTATGGAGGTGTCCGTCCCTCTGAAGCTGTACTGCAACGGGGACGGCGAGTGGATGGTTCCTGTGGGCTCCTGCACCTGCGTCGCTGGCTTTGAGCCTTCTGCAGACGACACTCAGTGCCAGG CATGCATCCCTGGGACCTTCAAATCCAAATTCGGGGAGGGATCCTGTGCTCCCTGCCCGTCCAACAGTCGCACCAGTGCACGAGGAGCCAACATTTGTCCCTGCCAGAGCGGTTTCTACCGCGCTGACAGCGACCCTCCTGACTCTGCCTGCACCA CGATCCCCTCAGCGCCTCGCAACGTTATATCCAGCGTGAACGAGACCTCGCTGTCCTTGGAGTGGGAGGAGCCAGAGGACACGGGCGGGAGGAGCGACCTGGTCTATAACGTGGTGTGTAAGAAATGCCTGAGAGACCGGAGCCCCTGCACGCGCTGCGACGACAACGTGGACATCGCCCCTCGCAGGCTGGggctgaggcagaggaaggtGGTGGTGAGGAACCTGCAGGCTCACACGCGCTACAGCTTCGAGGTGCAGGCCGTCAACGGGGTTTCCGGGAAAAACCCCACCTCACCCAGCTACTCCACCGTCAACATCACCACCAACCAGGCCG CGCCTTCGGCAGTGCCCACTGTCCATCTGATGCGCTCCACCGCAGACACCCTCAGCCTGTCGTGGCTTCCCCCCGAGAAACCCAACGGGGTCATCCTCGACTACGAGATTAAATACCATGAGAGG GGTCAGGCCATGTCGCACACGGTCACAGCCCAGCACAGCTCGGCTAAGGTGGAGGGACTGAGGGCCGCAACGCCCTACGTGGTGCAGGTCAGGGCTCGCACTGTTGCCGGATATGGAAGCTACAGCAACCCCATGGACTTCAGCACCAGCCTACACA GTGACCCTCAGAAGTCCGTGCAGGACCAGCTGCCTCTCATCATCGGCTCGGCCTCTGCAGGTCTGGTGGTCATTGTTGCCTTGGTGGTTATCGCTGTTGTCTGCCTGAA GAAGCAGCGCAGCGGCTCGGAGCTGGAGTACACTGAGAAACTGCAGCAATACA TTTCTCCAGGGGTCAAAGTGTACATTGACCCTTTCACCTACGAGGACCCCAATGACGCCGTCCACGAGTTCGCCAAAGAGATTGACATCTCCTGCGTGAAAATAGAAGAAGTCATCGGTGCAG GTGAATTCGGCGAAGTGTGTCGAGGGCGTCTCAAGCAGCCCGGTCGCAGAGAGATGGTGGTGGCGATAAAGACTCTGAAAGCTGGCTACACTGAGCGCCAGAGGCGCGACTTCCTCGCCGAGGCCTCGATCATGGGCCAGTTTGACCACCCCAACGTGATCCGGCTGGAAGGCGTCCTGACACGGAGCTGCCCTGTCCTCATCATCACTGAATTCATGGAGAACGGAGCGCTCGATTCCTTCCTCAGG CTAAACGACGGACGCTTCACGATGACACAGCTGGTCGGGATGCTGCGTGGCATCGCTGCGGGGATGAAGTATCTGTCAGACATGAACTATGTTCACCGAGACCTCGCCGCCCGGAATATTCTGGTCAACAGCAACTTGGTCTGCAAGGTGTCTGACTTTGGTCTGTCACGCTTTCTGGACGACACGTCTGCTGACCCCACTTACACAAGCTCCCTG ggaGGGAAGATTCCCATCCGGTGGACAGCACCAGAGGCCATCGCCTTCAGGAAATTCACCTCTGCCAGTGACGTGTGGAGTTATGGCATCGTCATGTGGGAGGTGGTGTCCTATGGAGAGAGACCATACTGGGACATGAGCAACCAGGAT GTGATGACGGCAGTAGAGCAGGACTACCGGCTGCCCCCACCCATGGACTGTCCCATGGTTCTGCATCAGCTGATGCTGGAGTGCTGGATGAAGGAGAGGAACCTGAGGCCCAAGTTCTCTCGAATTGTCAGCACCCTGGACAAGCTGCTCCGCAACGCCGCCAGCCTCAAGGTGGTGACCAGCGCCAACTCAGG GGACCTGCTGCGGCTCGGAGGAACGCTGCCGGGACACAACAGGAAGAGTCCGGACAGCAGTCAGGAAATCGTTCGGCAACAGATGAGCCAAACTCTCCCCATCAGAGTGTGA